A genomic window from Tolypothrix sp. PCC 7910 includes:
- a CDS encoding recombinase RecB, translating into MLVKNQKGWIFAEEYMLEDFLWNNLENTLGLIPLKRQFGIKGEYCDIIAKTTNNQLVILELKNCEDRYIIQQLTRYYHSLSLEQPFNDIIDYSQPIRLIAIAPDFHRHNFIDRRYSILKFEFVRFTILKQDNNFYLHLYLEGRQEITIQKPIPFIEIQDNQGVLTPAIQVDKPPRILINFLDTLSPLTRIEVLRLRDKMLGYDQRIREIKDGKSIFYGRGKTKPICQLKLVSRTQPSQINYIQCYLWLPIPTKLLRFNKQTGIGRMYINFEPEFQNVKSITYWTPTSRYASALPMAIDIYLDEIGLDKVNQNVDRLIDLAIKLNLERN; encoded by the coding sequence GTGCTTGTAAAAAATCAAAAAGGTTGGATATTTGCAGAAGAATATATGCTAGAAGATTTTCTCTGGAATAATTTAGAGAATACTTTAGGCTTAATTCCACTTAAACGCCAATTTGGCATTAAAGGAGAATACTGCGATATTATTGCTAAAACTACAAACAATCAACTTGTTATATTAGAACTAAAAAATTGTGAGGATCGCTACATTATCCAGCAGTTAACTAGATACTATCATAGTCTAAGTTTAGAGCAACCTTTTAATGACATCATAGACTATAGCCAACCAATTCGCCTGATTGCGATTGCTCCAGATTTCCATAGGCATAATTTTATTGACCGTCGCTACAGTATCTTAAAATTTGAGTTTGTTCGGTTTACTATCCTCAAGCAAGACAATAATTTTTATTTACATTTATATCTTGAAGGTCGTCAAGAGATTACTATACAAAAGCCTATTCCTTTTATTGAAATTCAAGATAATCAAGGAGTATTAACGCCAGCAATACAAGTTGATAAACCACCAAGAATATTAATAAATTTTTTGGATACACTTTCTCCTTTAACCCGAATAGAAGTATTGAGGCTGAGGGATAAGATGTTAGGGTACGATCAGCGTATCCGAGAGATTAAAGATGGAAAAAGTATATTTTATGGTAGAGGTAAAACTAAGCCTATATGTCAGTTGAAGTTGGTTTCGAGAACTCAACCATCTCAAATTAATTATATACAGTGTTACCTATGGCTACCAATTCCTACAAAGCTCCTACGCTTTAACAAACAAACTGGTATAGGTAGAATGTATATTAACTTTGAACCAGAATTTCAGAACGTAAAATCTATTACTTATTGGACACCAACAAGCCGTTACGCCAGTGCTTTACCAATGGCTATTGACATCTATCTTGATGAGATTGGCTTGGATAAAGTAAATCAAAATGTAGATAGACTAATTGACTTAGCAATTAAACTTAATCTAGAAAGAAATTGA